One segment of Streptomyces bathyalis DNA contains the following:
- a CDS encoding spermidine synthase — protein MAKGGQRRSGGAKSDRGRGGGSAGSGGGAGGTRGRGRRARETLTAQVGGGSAELVPDPERAHGWSLLLEGAPQSYVDLGDPTHLGFEYQRRLGHVIDLAAPPGRPLRVLHLGGGALTLARYVAATRPRSTQQVVESDTGLIEWVRTALPLERGWRIRIRGGDAREVLTRLPQRWADLVIADVFAGARTPAHLTSTEFLHEVRRVLRADGLYAANIADGPGGGDGDGAAPGRKRRPLDHLRSQVATVREVFSCAALAADPSVLRGRRFGNAVLLAADRELPVAELTRRSAGDPYAGRVQSGDALALFAGGAAPVTDATATPSPVPPDDVFR, from the coding sequence GTGGCCAAGGGCGGACAGCGGCGGAGCGGCGGCGCGAAGAGCGACCGCGGAAGAGGCGGCGGCAGCGCCGGAAGCGGCGGTGGTGCCGGTGGCACCCGTGGCAGGGGCCGCCGGGCGCGGGAGACACTGACCGCGCAGGTCGGCGGCGGCAGCGCCGAACTGGTTCCGGACCCCGAACGTGCGCACGGCTGGTCGCTGTTGCTGGAGGGCGCACCGCAGTCCTACGTCGATCTCGGCGACCCCACACACCTCGGCTTCGAGTACCAGCGCCGGCTGGGCCACGTCATCGACCTCGCCGCACCGCCCGGACGCCCGCTGCGGGTGCTGCACCTCGGAGGCGGCGCCCTCACCCTTGCCCGCTACGTCGCGGCCACGCGGCCGCGGTCGACGCAGCAGGTCGTCGAGAGCGACACCGGCCTGATCGAGTGGGTTCGCACCGCGCTGCCCCTGGAGCGCGGATGGCGCATACGGATACGCGGCGGGGACGCCCGCGAGGTGCTGACCAGGCTCCCTCAGCGCTGGGCGGACCTCGTCATCGCCGACGTCTTCGCCGGCGCACGCACCCCCGCGCATCTCACGAGCACCGAATTCCTGCACGAGGTGCGGCGTGTGCTGCGTGCCGACGGGCTCTACGCCGCGAACATCGCGGACGGGCCGGGAGGGGGCGACGGCGACGGCGCGGCGCCCGGGCGCAAGCGCCGCCCGCTGGACCATCTGCGTTCCCAGGTCGCCACCGTGCGCGAGGTGTTCAGCTGCGCGGCCCTCGCGGCCGATCCCTCGGTGCTGCGTGGCAGGCGCTTCGGCAACGCTGTACTCCTCGCCGCCGACCGGGAGTTGCCCGTCGCGGAGCTGACGCGGCGCTCGGCGGGTGACCCGTATGCCGGACGCGTGCAGTCAGGAGATGCCCTGGCCCTGTTCGCCGGGGGCGCCGCGCCGGTCACGGACGCCACGGCGACGCCCTCGCCCGTGCCGCCCGACGACGTCTTCCGCTGA
- a CDS encoding LLM class flavin-dependent oxidoreductase, whose protein sequence is MRGEARGTAPVPLSVLDLVNVGTGLTSGDALRATVETARLAERRGFTRYWVAEHHSMPGVASSSPAVILSHLAARTDRIRLGSGGVMLPNHAPLVIAEQFGTLEALAPGRIDLGLGRAPGTDGATAAALRRTDALHEGADEFPQQLAELIRFLDDGFPEGHRYSRIHAVPGPVQGEVTRPPVWLLGSSGFSAELAGRLGLPFAFAHHFSARNTLPALDLYRETFTPSAVLDEPYALIGAAALAADDEAEARRQVLTGALAMLRLRTGRPGLVPSPEEAEAYDFGAGERDFVESWLANVTYGTPDAVREGLDALVKRTGADELMLTANVHTPSARVRSYELVADAYELPLP, encoded by the coding sequence ATACGCGGCGAGGCGAGGGGCACGGCCCCCGTACCGCTGTCGGTCCTGGACCTCGTGAACGTCGGCACCGGACTCACCTCCGGCGACGCGCTGCGAGCCACTGTCGAGACCGCGCGTCTCGCCGAGCGGCGCGGCTTCACGCGGTACTGGGTCGCCGAGCATCACTCCATGCCCGGCGTCGCCAGCTCCTCGCCGGCCGTGATCCTCTCGCATCTCGCCGCCCGCACCGACCGCATCCGGCTCGGATCGGGCGGCGTGATGCTGCCAAACCACGCGCCACTCGTCATCGCCGAGCAGTTCGGCACCCTGGAGGCGCTCGCCCCGGGACGCATCGACCTCGGCCTCGGGCGCGCCCCCGGCACAGACGGGGCGACGGCCGCCGCGCTGCGCCGCACCGACGCCCTCCATGAGGGCGCGGACGAATTCCCGCAGCAGCTCGCGGAGTTGATCCGCTTCCTCGACGACGGCTTCCCCGAGGGTCACCGCTACTCCCGCATCCACGCGGTGCCCGGGCCGGTGCAGGGCGAGGTGACGCGTCCGCCGGTCTGGCTGCTGGGTTCGTCCGGGTTCAGCGCCGAACTGGCCGGCCGGCTGGGGCTGCCGTTCGCTTTCGCGCACCACTTCTCGGCCCGCAACACCCTGCCCGCGCTGGACCTCTACCGCGAGACCTTCACACCCTCGGCCGTGCTGGACGAGCCGTACGCGCTCATCGGCGCAGCCGCCCTGGCGGCGGACGACGAGGCCGAAGCCCGCCGCCAGGTGCTCACCGGCGCCCTCGCCATGCTGCGGCTGCGCACGGGCAGGCCCGGCCTCGTACCGTCACCGGAGGAGGCCGAGGCGTACGACTTCGGCGCGGGGGAGCGCGACTTCGTGGAGAGCTGGCTGGCCAACGTCACGTACGGAACTCCCGACGCCGTACGCGAAGGGCTCGACGCCCTCGTCAAGCGCACCGGTGCCGACGAGTTGATGCTCACGGCCAACGTCCACACGCCCTCGGCACGGGTCCGCTCCTACGAACTCGTCGCGGACGCCTACGAGTTGCCCTTGCCCTGA
- a CDS encoding AAA family ATPase, which yields MSAPPHPSAATTAAPSGETDPGEAASLATAAILHDTLHGSHRGVVVDSPPGAGKSTLVVRAARELAAAGRPLIVIAQTNAQVDDLTGRLATADPELPVGRLHSSETRPYDPALDEHPNVVTSAKIADLAALPVVLSTAAKWAWVKRGEGEEPWAHAIVDEAYQMRSDALLAVAGLFERALFVGDPGQLDPFSQVGAEQWAGLTHDPSASAVTTLLSHNPDLPQHRLPVSWRLPASAAPLVSDAFYPYTPFRSGSGPGDRRLVLGTPAGDCAADRVIDEAAGSGWGLLELPARLTPRTDPEAVAAVAQVVGRLLTRDGSSSDERSPGPVPLTADRIAVGTAHRDQAAAVRSALAGLGLPAELRARDVTVDTANRLQGREFDVTVVLHPLSGRPDATAFHLETGRLCVLTSRHRHACVVVCRAGVPELLDDHPGTEPVQLGVSVKFPDGWEANHAVLAHLSAHTVRWRE from the coding sequence GTGAGCGCGCCCCCTCACCCCTCCGCGGCCACGACCGCGGCGCCCTCCGGTGAGACCGATCCCGGCGAGGCCGCGTCCCTCGCCACCGCGGCGATCCTCCACGACACGCTGCACGGCTCCCACCGGGGCGTCGTCGTGGACTCGCCGCCCGGCGCGGGGAAGTCGACTCTGGTCGTACGTGCCGCGCGTGAACTCGCCGCGGCCGGGCGGCCGTTGATCGTGATCGCTCAGACCAACGCCCAGGTCGACGACCTCACCGGGCGGCTGGCCACCGCCGACCCCGAGCTCCCCGTCGGACGGCTGCACAGCAGCGAGACCCGCCCGTACGATCCCGCGCTGGACGAGCACCCGAACGTCGTCACCTCCGCGAAGATCGCCGATCTCGCCGCACTGCCCGTCGTCCTGTCCACCGCCGCGAAATGGGCCTGGGTGAAGCGGGGCGAGGGCGAGGAGCCGTGGGCCCACGCGATCGTGGACGAGGCGTACCAGATGCGCTCCGACGCGCTGCTGGCCGTGGCCGGGCTCTTCGAGAGGGCTCTGTTCGTCGGCGATCCGGGCCAGCTCGACCCGTTCAGCCAGGTGGGCGCCGAGCAGTGGGCGGGCCTCACTCACGATCCGTCGGCGAGCGCGGTGACCACCCTGCTGTCCCACAATCCCGATCTGCCGCAGCACCGGCTGCCGGTCTCGTGGCGGCTGCCCGCCTCGGCCGCGCCGCTGGTCTCGGACGCCTTCTATCCGTACACGCCCTTCCGCAGCGGCAGCGGGCCCGGCGACAGGCGGCTCGTCCTCGGGACGCCGGCGGGCGACTGCGCGGCGGACAGGGTGATCGACGAGGCGGCCGGCTCGGGCTGGGGTCTGCTGGAACTGCCCGCACGGCTGACACCGCGTACGGACCCCGAGGCCGTCGCCGCCGTGGCCCAGGTCGTCGGCCGCCTGCTCACCCGCGACGGCAGCAGCTCTGACGAACGCTCGCCGGGGCCGGTCCCGCTCACCGCCGACCGGATCGCGGTCGGCACGGCGCACCGCGACCAGGCCGCGGCGGTACGGTCCGCGCTGGCCGGGCTCGGCCTGCCGGCCGAGCTGCGCGCCAGAGACGTCACCGTCGACACGGCGAACCGGCTGCAGGGCCGGGAGTTCGACGTGACGGTGGTGCTCCACCCGCTCTCCGGCCGCCCCGACGCGACGGCGTTCCATCTGGAGACCGGCCGGCTGTGCGTGCTGACCTCACGGCACCGGCACGCGTGCGTCGTCGTCTGCCGCGCGGGCGTCCCGGAACTGCTCGACGATCACCCCGGCACCGAGCCCGTCCAGCTCGGAGTCTCCGTGAAGTTCCCCGACGGCTGGGAGGCCAACCACGCCGTGCTCGCGCATCTGTCGGCGCACACCGTGCGCTGGCGGGAGTGA
- a CDS encoding maleate cis-trans isomerase family protein: MANAAAQSQAVGFLYPGFSAEDDYPRLERILSDAGTDVRLPLVHTDIGEDAHRADALLEMGSAKRLAAKVEEVKQRDIQAVVWACTSASFVFGWDGAHEQVRELSATAGLPASSTSFAFAHAVRALGAERVAIAATYPEDVGELFTAFLKAAGTEVVSMRGSGIITAAEVGTWGQEEVLALARGGDHQDAQAVLLPDTALHTAAWIEDIEDALGKPVLTANQVTVWEGLRLLDLSVRCPALGTLFTA; encoded by the coding sequence ATGGCGAACGCGGCGGCGCAGTCGCAGGCGGTGGGATTCCTCTACCCGGGCTTCTCGGCCGAGGACGACTACCCGCGGCTCGAGCGGATCCTCTCGGACGCCGGCACCGACGTCCGGCTGCCGCTTGTCCACACCGACATCGGCGAGGACGCGCACCGGGCCGACGCCCTGCTGGAGATGGGCTCGGCGAAGCGGCTCGCCGCGAAGGTCGAGGAGGTCAAGCAGCGCGACATCCAGGCCGTCGTCTGGGCGTGCACCAGCGCCAGCTTCGTCTTCGGCTGGGACGGCGCGCACGAGCAGGTGCGCGAGCTGTCCGCCACCGCCGGGCTGCCCGCCTCCAGCACCTCCTTCGCGTTCGCTCACGCCGTACGGGCCCTGGGCGCGGAGCGCGTAGCGATCGCCGCGACCTACCCGGAAGATGTCGGCGAGCTCTTCACCGCCTTCCTGAAGGCGGCGGGCACCGAGGTCGTCTCCATGCGCGGCAGCGGCATCATCACCGCCGCGGAGGTCGGCACCTGGGGCCAGGAAGAGGTGCTCGCGCTCGCCCGCGGCGGCGACCACCAGGACGCACAGGCCGTGCTGCTCCCCGACACCGCACTGCACACCGCGGCGTGGATCGAGGACATCGAGGACGCGCTGGGCAAGCCGGTCCTCACAGCGAACCAGGTCACCGTCTGGGAGGGCCTGCGGCTGCTGGACCTCTCGGTGCGCTGCCCGGCGCTGGGCACGCTCTTCACGGCCTGA
- a CDS encoding maleate cis-trans isomerase family protein → MDVSFLGGPQPQRGVGIVAPFDFALDRELWRWVPDDVSLHLTRTPFVPVEVSLDQARLVSEHQTLREGVQALCAVAPEVVAYACTSGSFVGGAAGELSMTAAMEEAGEIPSLTTSGALLAALREIGAMRVAVVTPYTKSVTDSLEDFLGEAGIAVTGRSYLGLTGEIWRVPYRDVVDMARDAVAGDAPDALFISCTNLPTYDVIPQLEAELRMPVLSANQVTVWDALRRIGKEAVGPYQALLDPVARRGPAAMAASPTLPVSRPEEPAEPVVEFVEPAAEPTVLPVEPEAALAGAGTESGEPLEGYDQGFASGYTDEWGGGNQPPV, encoded by the coding sequence ATGGATGTCTCCTTCCTCGGCGGACCGCAGCCACAGCGCGGTGTCGGAATCGTCGCTCCCTTCGACTTCGCACTCGATCGGGAGCTGTGGCGTTGGGTGCCGGACGATGTGTCATTGCACCTCACACGCACCCCTTTTGTGCCCGTCGAGGTGAGCCTCGATCAGGCTCGCCTCGTCAGTGAGCACCAGACGCTTCGCGAGGGCGTTCAGGCCCTGTGCGCGGTCGCTCCCGAAGTGGTGGCCTACGCGTGCACATCCGGCAGCTTCGTCGGCGGCGCCGCCGGTGAGCTGTCCATGACCGCGGCCATGGAGGAGGCCGGCGAGATCCCCTCGCTGACCACTTCCGGTGCGCTGCTCGCCGCGCTCCGGGAGATCGGGGCGATGCGTGTGGCCGTCGTCACCCCTTATACGAAGTCGGTCACCGACTCGCTGGAGGACTTCCTCGGCGAGGCCGGGATCGCGGTCACAGGACGCAGCTATCTCGGGCTGACCGGGGAGATCTGGCGCGTGCCCTACCGGGACGTCGTGGACATGGCGCGCGACGCCGTCGCCGGTGACGCTCCTGACGCCCTCTTCATCAGCTGTACCAACCTGCCGACGTACGACGTCATCCCGCAGCTCGAGGCGGAACTGCGCATGCCGGTGCTCTCCGCGAACCAGGTCACGGTCTGGGACGCGCTCCGCCGCATCGGGAAGGAAGCGGTGGGTCCGTACCAGGCGCTGCTCGACCCGGTGGCACGGCGTGGGCCCGCGGCGATGGCAGCCTCACCGACGCTGCCGGTCAGCAGGCCCGAGGAGCCGGCCGAGCCGGTCGTCGAGTTCGTCGAACCGGCTGCCGAGCCGACGGTCCTCCCGGTCGAGCCGGAGGCGGCGCTGGCGGGTGCGGGCACCGAGAGCGGCGAACCCCTGGAGGGATACGACCAGGGCTTCGCCTCCGGCTACACGGACGAATGGGGCGGCGGCAACCAGCCGCCGGTGTGA
- a CDS encoding putative bifunctional diguanylate cyclase/phosphodiesterase: protein MNGPIEGPGRNSGESTGTSPQKITQRGRVRGGWHGRSEWRGRKRESDFRAAFNAARLAMAIVDSDGRVVSANDALGTLLGAAPDSLVSTSLTDLPSLGLDGSVIRNGLGVAARPHQVAPGTAPGAAVPRTATTWETSGVNCTRRLKNPDGHTFWAEISLMPTEHDGETLLSVADVTEQRELRDRLRHLEMHDPVTRLPNRTLFFERLATALSDTATGRVGICYLDLDGFKAVNDTMGHRVGDELLDAVARRLIQCAEDGGQRHLAARLGGDEFALLVDGSTGTEQLTTLAKATLKALQQPFDLGGQRLTVSASIGVVEREAEGTDPTQLMQDADTTLYWAKADGKARWTLFDPERNAHRMTRQALSSALRGAVERREFVLDYQPIVGLDDDRLVGVEALVRWQHPQFGKLGPNRFIGLAEENGAVVPLGRWVLEESCRQARKWMLAHPGPPAYVSVNVAVRQVWDSDLVADVRRVLEETGLPSSLLQLELTESAVMGSAGRPLQALHALSEMGVRIAIDDFGTGYSNLAYLSRLPVRVLKLDGSFVRGFRAARHPNPADETIVTALVRLAHQLGLTVTAECVENPSQADRLRRIGCDTGQGWHYAKPMPAHCIGALLR from the coding sequence GTGAACGGACCCATCGAAGGACCGGGCAGGAACTCCGGCGAGAGCACCGGGACTTCACCGCAGAAAATCACGCAGCGTGGCCGCGTCCGGGGTGGATGGCACGGACGGTCGGAGTGGCGGGGCCGGAAACGGGAGAGCGACTTCCGGGCCGCCTTCAACGCCGCGCGCCTCGCGATGGCCATCGTCGACAGCGACGGCAGGGTCGTCAGTGCCAACGACGCCCTCGGCACACTGCTGGGCGCCGCGCCGGATTCGCTCGTCTCCACCTCCCTCACGGACCTCCCCTCGCTGGGGCTGGACGGAAGCGTGATCCGCAACGGGCTCGGCGTGGCGGCCCGGCCGCACCAGGTCGCTCCGGGCACGGCCCCCGGAGCCGCCGTCCCGCGCACCGCGACCACGTGGGAGACGTCCGGTGTGAACTGCACGCGGCGTCTGAAGAACCCGGACGGGCACACCTTCTGGGCGGAGATCTCGCTCATGCCCACCGAGCACGACGGCGAGACGCTGCTGTCGGTGGCCGACGTCACCGAACAGCGCGAGCTGCGCGACCGTCTCCGCCATCTCGAGATGCACGATCCGGTGACGCGCCTTCCCAACCGCACCCTCTTCTTCGAGCGTCTGGCGACGGCCCTCTCCGACACCGCCACCGGCCGCGTCGGCATCTGCTATCTCGACCTCGACGGGTTCAAGGCCGTCAACGACACCATGGGGCACCGGGTCGGGGACGAACTGCTCGACGCGGTCGCCCGCCGGCTCATCCAGTGCGCGGAGGACGGCGGTCAGCGGCACCTCGCGGCACGGCTGGGCGGTGACGAATTCGCGCTGCTCGTGGACGGCTCGACCGGCACGGAACAGCTGACCACCCTGGCCAAGGCCACCCTGAAGGCCCTTCAGCAGCCCTTCGACCTGGGCGGCCAGCGGCTCACCGTCTCCGCCAGCATCGGCGTCGTGGAACGCGAGGCGGAGGGCACCGACCCGACGCAGCTGATGCAGGACGCCGACACGACGCTGTACTGGGCGAAGGCCGACGGAAAGGCGCGCTGGACGCTCTTCGACCCCGAGCGCAACGCCCACCGGATGACCCGTCAGGCACTCTCGTCCGCGCTGCGCGGCGCGGTGGAGCGGCGCGAGTTCGTACTGGACTACCAGCCGATCGTCGGCCTCGACGACGACCGGTTGGTAGGCGTCGAGGCGCTGGTGCGCTGGCAGCATCCGCAGTTCGGCAAGCTCGGACCGAACCGTTTCATCGGTCTCGCCGAGGAGAACGGCGCCGTCGTACCGCTGGGCCGCTGGGTCCTTGAGGAATCGTGCCGCCAGGCGAGGAAGTGGATGCTCGCCCACCCGGGCCCTCCGGCATACGTCAGCGTGAACGTGGCCGTGCGGCAGGTGTGGGACTCCGACCTCGTCGCGGACGTGCGCCGCGTGCTGGAGGAGACCGGACTGCCTTCGTCTCTGCTCCAGTTGGAGCTGACGGAGTCCGCCGTGATGGGCTCCGCGGGGCGTCCCCTGCAGGCCCTGCACGCCCTGAGCGAGATGGGCGTCCGCATCGCGATCGACGACTTCGGCACCGGCTATTCGAACCTGGCGTATCTCAGTCGGCTCCCGGTGCGCGTGCTGAAGCTGGACGGCAGCTTCGTACGGGGCTTCCGCGCGGCGCGGCATCCCAATCCGGCGGACGAGACGATCGTCACGGCGCTGGTACGGCTCGCGCACCAGCTCGGCCTGACGGTGACCGCCGAGTGCGTCGAGAACCCCTCACAGGCGGACCGGCTCCGCCGCATCGGCTGCGACACCGGGCAGGGCTGGCACTACGCCAAGCCCATGCCGGCCCACTGCATCGGGGCACTGCTCCGCTAG
- a CDS encoding histidine phosphatase family protein — translation MAARILLVRHGRTEWSTTGQHTSRTDVPLLESGRDDARLLGERLKSEPWNGLPGAEVRTSPLSRARETCDIAGFGDRATEWDALREWDYGAYEGLTTKQIREDTGTDWYIWRDGVVDGETKSEVAARADGIVEWARSADRDVLVFAHGHILRVLGARWLGQETPFGGCLSLSPASFSVLGWAYGKPAISRWNDTGHLD, via the coding sequence ATGGCAGCGCGCATCCTGCTCGTACGGCACGGCCGGACAGAGTGGTCCACGACCGGACAGCACACCAGCCGCACCGACGTCCCGTTGCTCGAATCGGGCCGCGACGACGCCCGGCTCCTGGGCGAACGGCTCAAGAGCGAGCCGTGGAACGGCCTCCCCGGAGCCGAGGTGCGCACCAGCCCGCTCTCCCGCGCCCGTGAGACGTGCGACATCGCCGGCTTCGGCGACCGTGCCACCGAGTGGGACGCACTGCGGGAGTGGGACTACGGCGCGTACGAAGGACTGACGACGAAGCAGATCCGCGAGGACACGGGCACCGACTGGTACATCTGGCGGGACGGAGTCGTCGACGGCGAGACCAAGAGCGAGGTCGCCGCGCGTGCCGACGGCATCGTCGAGTGGGCGCGGTCGGCGGACCGCGATGTGCTCGTCTTCGCGCACGGCCACATCCTGCGCGTGCTGGGGGCGCGCTGGCTCGGGCAGGAGACCCCGTTCGGGGGATGCCTGTCCCTCTCGCCGGCCTCCTTCTCGGTGCTCGGCTGGGCCTACGGCAAGCCGGCGATCAGCCGCTGGAACGACACGGGACATCTGGACTGA
- a CDS encoding tetratricopeptide repeat protein, whose product MASSSSASQGPHRAPNIAFRQLRGARSPAEFAAAVRRAAREIGEHVACDARYIGRVEAGEIRCPNYAYERVFLHMFPGRTLTDMGFSAREAVRGRTARSPQQAYGGDKSPTYLTPRQPESRTLIGHHSSNPSILSNPINRIYPSSASGSAVDDTAALTASGLNSLTCTICSDCSEIHEESDVLRRAFMIGGPAAALTAMPPLSGEATAANRHVPSAHAHRRIGETEAEALEHAVRRIRLLDDRHGADALYQRAGDSLRSAYELLDSGTPSRQSVTDRLHSGAGELAISVGWLAHDSERFGDARSHYAEALATARVAGDPALEAHAFCNTAFLARDAGRPREAVRAAQAGQQAAKHLGSARLLSLLNLREAGGWAGLGDRTACQEALSRAHTLFECGRSDPDPAWMSFFGEAELAGLEAQCWSALHEWERAAAHARRAVALQDPHFVRNRALFTAELAGDLAALNRPEEAADAGTKALALLGPVQSSRIRGMLGTAARRLNPYAGDSTVDAFLTQQRRAAPRPRTA is encoded by the coding sequence ATGGCGTCGTCCTCTTCCGCGTCGCAGGGTCCGCACCGCGCGCCCAACATCGCTTTCCGGCAGCTGCGCGGCGCGCGGTCGCCTGCCGAGTTCGCTGCCGCCGTGCGCCGTGCCGCACGCGAGATCGGTGAGCATGTCGCCTGCGACGCCCGCTACATCGGACGGGTGGAGGCCGGCGAGATCCGCTGCCCCAACTACGCCTACGAGCGGGTCTTCCTGCACATGTTCCCAGGTCGCACGCTCACCGACATGGGCTTCTCCGCCCGTGAGGCCGTACGGGGCCGCACGGCCCGTTCTCCGCAACAGGCTTACGGAGGTGACAAATCGCCGACATACCTGACGCCGCGTCAGCCGGAATCCCGTACGCTCATCGGTCATCACAGCAGCAACCCCAGCATTCTCAGTAATCCCATTAACCGCATTTACCCCAGCAGTGCCAGCGGCTCGGCCGTGGACGACACCGCCGCCTTGACGGCGTCCGGCCTCAACTCCCTGACCTGCACTATCTGTTCAGACTGTTCCGAGATTCACGAGGAGAGCGACGTGCTACGTCGCGCGTTCATGATCGGCGGCCCGGCAGCCGCCCTGACCGCCATGCCGCCGCTGAGCGGCGAGGCCACGGCAGCGAACCGCCACGTCCCGTCCGCACACGCCCACCGGCGCATCGGCGAGACCGAGGCGGAGGCGCTGGAACACGCGGTGCGGCGCATCCGTCTGCTGGACGACCGGCACGGCGCCGACGCCCTCTACCAGCGCGCCGGCGACTCGCTGCGCAGTGCGTACGAACTCCTCGACTCGGGCACCCCCAGCCGTCAGTCCGTCACCGACCGCCTGCACAGCGGTGCGGGTGAACTCGCCATCTCCGTGGGCTGGCTGGCCCACGACTCCGAGCGCTTCGGCGACGCCCGCTCGCACTACGCCGAGGCGCTCGCCACCGCCCGCGTCGCCGGCGACCCGGCGCTGGAGGCCCACGCCTTCTGCAACACGGCCTTCCTCGCCCGCGACGCCGGACGCCCGCGCGAGGCCGTACGGGCGGCACAGGCCGGACAGCAGGCAGCCAAACACCTGGGATCGGCACGGCTGTTGTCGCTGCTCAACCTGCGCGAGGCGGGCGGCTGGGCGGGGCTCGGCGACCGTACCGCCTGCCAGGAGGCGCTGAGCAGGGCGCACACCCTCTTCGAGTGCGGCCGTTCCGACCCCGACCCGGCGTGGATGAGTTTCTTCGGCGAGGCCGAACTGGCTGGCCTGGAGGCGCAGTGCTGGTCGGCGCTGCACGAGTGGGAGCGCGCGGCCGCGCACGCCCGGCGCGCCGTGGCTCTGCAGGACCCGCACTTCGTGCGCAACAGGGCCCTTTTCACGGCCGAACTGGCGGGCGACCTGGCCGCGTTGAACCGACCGGAGGAGGCCGCCGACGCGGGCACGAAGGCGCTCGCACTGCTGGGGCCCGTGCAGTCCTCACGCATCCGCGGGATGCTCGGCACGGCGGCCCGGAGGCTGAACCCGTACGCGGGGGACAGCACAGTCGACGCGTTCCTGACGCAGCAGCGCCGCGCCGCGCCCCGGCCGCGAACGGCCTGA
- a CDS encoding M6 family metalloprotease domain-containing protein has protein sequence MSGWRRAAAVLVALMAFVGMGLFAGPITAVAVAAPCALPRTGAHHSMGVDSWDPAYPRPRHRIDAAMLFLSFPDSRPQTTPRELTADHFPATSDFYKRASYGKFRLHTTAGKRWIRMPSSSRSYGIRRDWNERQRTDYLRDAVAAADPSVDFSRYDLVYLVADPDARGVDSDATKVVNFETPIEADGTELRRLVTVFEQSPPDRHVLAHETGHAFDLPDLYQRPASNLADWDTYVGDWDLMGSQFGLAPDLFAWEKWKLGWLTRRNVSCVPSEAGASTHNLRSLGAAPLGSRGDRRLAVARTGRYEALAIEARDSEGNDRGLCAEGVLLYWVRSDRASTYGPVKVVDGHPGTHGCSDGSVYPSLADAPLGEGESYTTDRGGGVRVEVTGRTSDGGWRVKVTRKDGA, from the coding sequence ATGTCCGGATGGCGCCGCGCGGCAGCGGTCCTCGTGGCGCTCATGGCCTTCGTCGGCATGGGCCTCTTCGCCGGACCGATCACCGCCGTCGCCGTCGCCGCACCGTGCGCCCTGCCGCGGACCGGCGCCCACCACTCCATGGGGGTGGACAGCTGGGACCCGGCCTATCCGCGGCCCCGGCACCGCATAGACGCCGCCATGCTCTTCCTGTCCTTCCCCGACTCCCGGCCGCAGACCACGCCGCGGGAGCTGACCGCCGACCACTTCCCGGCCACGTCCGACTTCTACAAACGCGCCTCGTACGGCAAGTTCCGGCTCCACACCACGGCCGGCAAGCGCTGGATCCGCATGCCCTCCAGCTCCCGCTCGTACGGGATAAGGCGTGACTGGAACGAGCGGCAGCGCACGGACTACCTGCGGGACGCTGTCGCCGCGGCGGACCCGAGCGTCGACTTCAGCCGGTACGACCTGGTCTACCTCGTGGCCGACCCGGACGCGCGGGGCGTCGACTCGGACGCGACGAAGGTCGTGAACTTCGAGACCCCCATCGAGGCCGACGGCACCGAGCTGCGCCGGCTCGTCACGGTCTTCGAGCAGAGCCCGCCCGACCGCCACGTCCTGGCACACGAGACCGGCCACGCCTTCGACCTGCCGGACCTGTACCAGCGTCCGGCCTCCAACCTGGCCGACTGGGACACCTACGTGGGGGACTGGGACCTCATGGGAAGCCAGTTCGGGCTCGCTCCCGATCTCTTCGCCTGGGAGAAGTGGAAGCTCGGCTGGCTCACCCGGCGCAACGTCAGCTGCGTGCCGTCCGAAGCCGGGGCCAGTACGCACAACCTGCGCTCGCTCGGCGCGGCCCCGCTGGGCAGCCGTGGGGACCGGAGGCTGGCCGTCGCACGCACGGGCCGGTACGAGGCGCTGGCGATAGAGGCCCGCGACTCCGAGGGCAACGACCGGGGGCTGTGCGCGGAGGGCGTGCTCCTGTACTGGGTCCGCAGCGACCGCGCCTCCACGTACGGACCCGTGAAGGTCGTGGACGGGCACCCCGGCACCCATGGCTGCTCCGACGGCTCGGTCTACCCGTCCCTCGCGGACGCGCCGCTGGGCGAGGGTGAGAGCTACACGACCGACCGCGGCGGCGGGGTGCGGGTGGAGGTCACCGGACGCACGTCGGACGGCGGCTGGCGGGTGAAGGTGACCCGCAAGGACGGGGCGTAG